A genomic stretch from Erigeron canadensis isolate Cc75 chromosome 9, C_canadensis_v1, whole genome shotgun sequence includes:
- the LOC122581854 gene encoding fatty-acid-binding protein 1 — protein sequence MVSFRFPLSFSNPATTTTPHFPSNPFSTIAVSVAVSAAVGAGISAAISTSQNPINSFLSNFQPSSHLFGSLSLSDAPIVTESKTGVLFPAALKDSQSLLGIGLRKKAVFGIKNIDVYAFGVYADDNDLKNFLSEKYDTLSATELKQKDVTQDLMDSDVSVTVRLQIVYGKLSIRSVRNAFEDSVGSRLKKFGGSENKELLQKFTSQFSDEYKIPRGSIIDLSKEKGYVLRTTIDGKEVGSVQSPLLCRSILDLYIGDEPFDSKAKEDIDLKLVSSITK from the exons ATGGTCTCATTCCGATTCCCACTCTCCTTCTCCAACCCTGCCACAACCACCACTCCACACTTCCCTTCCAACCCTTTCTCAACAATCGCCGTCTCCGTCGCTGTCTCCGCCGCAGTCGGCGCCGGCATTTCCGCCGCCATTTCCACCTCTCAAAACCCAATCAACTCCTTCCTTTCCAATTTCCAACCATCTTCTCATCTTTTCGGCTCGCTGTCACTCTCCGACGCCCCCATCGTTACGGAATCGAAAACCGGGGTTTTGTTTCCAGCAGCCCTGAAGGATTCTCAGAGCCTTTTGGGAATTGGGTTGAGAAAAAAAGCTGTGTTTGGTATTAAAAACATCGATGTTTACGCCTtcg GTGTATATGCGGATGATAACGATCTCAAGAACTTTTTAAGTGAGAAATACGATACGCTCTCAGCTACTGAACTGAAGCAAAAGGATGTCACTCAAGATTTGATGGATAGTGATGTAAGTGTTACTGTTAGGCTGCAGATAGTGTACGGAAAACTTAGCATTCGTTCTGTTCGTAATGCATTTGAAGATTCTGTGGGAAGTAGGTTAAAGAAGTTTGGAGGATCTGAAAACAAAGAGTTACTTCAAAA GTTCACTTCTCAGTTTAGTGATGAATACAAGATTCCTCGTGGATCTATAATAGACCTCTCCAAGGAAAAGGGATACGTGCTTCGGACAACTA TTGATGGCAAGGAGGTTGGAAGTGTCCAAAGTCCACTCTTATGTCGCTCCATTTTGGATTTATATATTGGTGACGAACCTTTTGACTCGAAAGCAAAAGAAGATATTGACCTTAAGTTGGTTTCCTCCATTACAAAGTAA
- the LOC122583129 gene encoding mavicyanin-like produces MTMWKVRMMSRLLLIMIIKGVLMKVVMGTVYTVGDSQGWAILVNSDYTTWTSSKRFRVGDTLLFHYHPGSHNVIQVNRYNYRSCNTSAPWKTFGTGNDSFNIKAPGHYYFSCSFPGHCEAGQKLNVRVLKKYSLITSEHKNVSSTTSTDLPKTDAMAPTSVAQFVTGYNFFLGVLVVMSTLYLCSNMGCLII; encoded by the exons ATGACCATGTGGAAGGTTAGAATGATGTCTCGTTTGCTGTTGATAATGATAATCAAAGGTGTCCTCATGAAGGTGGTGATGGGGACGGTGTATACCGTTGGTGACTCTCAAGGTTGGGCGATTCTTGTTAATTCAGATTACACCACTTGGACATCTTCAAAGAGGTTTCGGGTTGGTGACACTCTCT TGTTCCATTACCATCCAGGCAGTCACAATGTAATCCAAGTGAACCGGTATAATTACCGGTCATGCAACACAAGTGCACCATGGAAAACCTTTGGAACCGGCAATGACTCCTTCAACATCAAGGCACCAGGTCATTACTACTTCAGTTGTAGCTTTCCTGGTCACTGTGAGGCTGGCCAGAAGCTCAATGTTAGAGTCCTCAAGAAGTATTCTCTAATCACCTCTGAACATAAGAACGTTTCATCGACCACCTCGACAGACTTGCCAAAAACAGACGCAATGGCACCAACGTCGGTTGCACAATTCGTAACCGGCTATAATTTCTTTCTTGGGGTGCTTGTTGTTATGTCCACACTTTATTTATGCAGCAATATGGGTTGCTTAATTATATAA
- the LOC122583130 gene encoding uncharacterized protein LOC122583130, translating into MWTSTPCLNLSSDDFRNLARFMDIVLYVLLRVNNQTQVHSVHLSFSGKETSVFYKSLMNDDLLRNVQQLTFTFTSFPSKTTFPDLSHFNCKSLNHLTMAGCSNSCMISLKSSFSLPSLTTLYLDFINLYDHNIDKDTGLFCKCANLMTLTIRTCKMMGSKGFSISHPRLSNLTLVDVNSNGNVVNVDAPQLKNLTVINCIGEHLISAPSLGFLHYNAYTPSLLFTDGLPSLEKANLCIYKPFMGDAPKIVCLLRQLHTVKFLTLNLGIIELLSSYMTVKSKKPSPFTNLKSLNGLPESAFG; encoded by the exons ATGTGGACTTCAACGCCTTGTCTTAATTTGTCGAGTGATGATTTCCGTAATCTGGCACGGTTCATGGATATTGTTCTGTATGTCCTACTCCGCGTAAATAATCAAACACAAGTTCATTCAGTCCATCTCAGTTTTAGTGGAAAAGAGACGTCAGTGTTCTATAAAAGCCTTATGAACGATGATCTCCTGCGTAATGTCCAGCAATTAACTTTTACATTTACATCATTTCCTAGTAAGACTACATTCCCTGATCTTTCTCATTTCAATTGCAAGTCTCTCAATCATCTCACTATGGCTGGATGTAGTAATTCGTGTATGATTTCACTCAAATCAAGTTTTTCTCTTCCATCATTGACAACATTATATCTCGATTTTATCAACCTGTATGATCATAATATTGATAAGGACACTGGCCTTTTCTGCAAGTGTGCAAACTTGATGACTCTGACAATAAGAACTTGCAAAATGATGGGATCAAAGGGTTTCAGTATCAGTCATCCGCGACTTTCTAATCTCACACTTGTAGACGTAAATTCTAATGGCAATGTCGTCAATGTGGATGCACCTCAACTCAAGAATCTGACTGTTATAAACTGCATTGGGGAACATCTGATTTCCGCACCCAGCCTTGGCTTCTTGCACTATAATGCTTACACTCCCAGTCTCTTATTTACAGACGGTTTACCTTCTTTGGAGAAGGCGAATCTTTGTATTTACAAACCATTCATGGGAGATGCTCCTAAAATTGTGTGCCTGCTTCGACAACTCCACACTGTCAAATTTCTGACACTTAACTTAGGAATCATTGAG CTTCTTTCTTCATATATGACAGTAAAGTCCAAGAAACCTTCTCCGTTTACCAACTTAAAGAGCTTAAATGGCCTCCCAGAAAGTGCATTCGGGTAG
- the LOC122582238 gene encoding pre-mRNA-splicing factor 18 — protein sequence MDILKQEMLRKRQALTEESGGQKVFKRSEIEKKRNDKLREEEKLEAEAKRRRSTQTQSSTDPNKPTNSKTSSENDTVSSIAKSDEQKIDDLILTRQEVIRRLRLLKQPVTVFGESDDDRLDRLKHVLKTGEFELDDSDMTEGQTNDFLRDIVDLKKRQKSGISERKRKANNEESKEDKDEEEDGEGSGGDEEDGDGDGKRMKTEFRELCDEDKILVFFKKLLIEWNQELDEMSEVEKRTAKGKSTFATFKQCARYLNPLFKFCRKKVLPDDIRKALMLVVNCCMERDYLAAMDHYIRMAIGNAPWPIGVTMVGIHERSAREKIYTNSVAHVMNDETTRKYLQSVKRLMTFCQRRYPTMPSKAVEFNSLANGSDLQALLAEERRNAAGGSQQQQQQEDRLLLMPAPRDD from the exons ATGGACATCTTAAAACAAGAGATGTTAAGAAAAAGACAAGCCCTAACAGAAGAATCCGGTGGCCAAAAAGTTTTCAAACGTTCCGAAAtcgaaaaaaaaagaaacgatAAGCTACGCGAAGAAGAAAAACTCGAAGCCGAAGCTAAACGACGTCGTTCAACCCAAACTCAATCATCCACCGATCCAAACAAACCCACTAATTCAAAAACATCATCAGAAAACGACACCGTTTCATCAATCGCCAAATCCGACGAACAGAAAATCGACGACTTGATTCTCACAAGACAAGAAGTGATCCGCCGGTTAAGATTACTGAAACAACCGGTTACGGTATTCGGAGAAAGCGACGATGACCGGCTGGACCGGTTGAAACACGTGTTGAAAACCGGTGAATTTGAGTTGGATGACAGTGATATGACAGAAGGACAAACTAATGATTTTTTGAGAGATATAGTGGACTTAAAGAAAAGGCAGAAATCAGGAATTAgtgaaaggaaaagaaaggcgAATAACGAGGAATCGAAAGAGGATAAAGATGAGGAGGAAGATGGGGAAGGGAGTGGGGGTGATGAGGAAGACGGAGACGGGGACGGAAAGCGAATGAAAACCGAGTTTCGGGAATTGTGTGATGAAGATAAGATATTGGTGTTTTTTAAGAAGTTGTTGATTGAGTGGAATCAGGAGCTGGATGAGATGAGTGAGGTCGAGAAGCGGACGGCTAAAGGGAAGTCGACTTTTGCTACGTTTAAGCAGTGTGCCAGATATTTGAATCCGCTGTTTAAGTTTTGCAGGAAGAAG GTTCTGCCTGATGACATTCGTAAGGCACTAATGCTGGTGGTCAATTGCTGCATGGAGCGAGATTATTTAGCTGCAATGGATCATTACATCAGAATGGCAATAGGGAACGCACCCTGGCCTATTGGTGTTACTATGGTTGGTATTCACGAACGTTCGGCTCGTGAGAAAATTTACACCAATAGTGTTGCACATGTCATGAACGACGAAACAACCCGGAAGTACTTGCAATCAGTCAAGAGGTTGATGACGTTTTGTCAAAGGCGTTATCCAACAATGCCTTCAAAAGCGGTGGAGTTTAATAGTTTAGCAAATGGTAGCGATTTGCAGGCTTTGTTGGCAGAAGAGAGGAGGAATGCAGCAGGCGGAAGccagcaacagcagcagcaggAAGATCGGCTTCTATTGATGCCAGCTCCAAGGGACGACTAG